From a single Rutidosis leptorrhynchoides isolate AG116_Rl617_1_P2 chromosome 5, CSIRO_AGI_Rlap_v1, whole genome shotgun sequence genomic region:
- the LOC139848060 gene encoding probable inactive ATP-dependent zinc metalloprotease FTSHI 3, chloroplastic translates to MGKLNTMSVKMAAFPVISNNGSLKGSEMSRHHVTHTNCLMKCQILSCSLPNLWHSSPEFRLVGLKSTSRLLCIRSAINENGKKGNYVGSRDNNNSLRNGFKLRLQPRLRLLSSRLKRLSVRSMLNDIGTYLRKNMKRVTLSACVSVVLGLCYLFLKLTSMPTPKMVPYSDLITNIQSGSVMKVLFEEGSRRIYYNTESFGVENTQRIEDNVGTIDHDENKSTQVSNSNALKKITKTKKSMPEWQFATRKIDHDESYLLGLMREKGITYSSSPQSVLMSMRSTLITILSLWIPLTPLMWILYRQLNAANSPAKKRRPSNQVVNFEDVEGVDTAKVELMEIVLCLKGSINYNKLGAKLPKGVLLVGPPGTGKTLLARAVAGEAGVPFFTVSASEFVEMFVGRGAARIRDLFSVARKNSPSIIFIDELDAVGGKRGRSFNDERDQTLNQLLTEMDGFESDVNVIVIAATNRPEALDPALCRPGRFSRKVYVGEPDENGRRKILAVHLRGVPLEENTAVICNLVASLTQGFVGADLANIVNEAALLAARRGGDSVAREDIMEAIERAKFGINDRQMSPSNLTKEIGKMFPWMPTFKSRYDSRSDGSPSLGGYQTLS, encoded by the exons ATGGGCAAATTGAACACCATGTCTGTAAAAATGGCTGCTTTTCCTGTTATATCTAATAATGGATCTTTAAAAGGTTCTGAAATGTCAAGGCATCATGTCACGCACACCAACTGTTTGATGAAATGCCAAATTTTATCTTGTTCATTGCCTAATCTATGGCACTCTTCACCCGAGTTTCGTTTAGTAGGTTTGAAGTCTACAAGTAGATTGTTATGTATTAGGTCTGCGATTAATGAAAATGGAAAAAAAGGAAATTATGTTGGTAGCAGGGATAATAATAATTCACTGCGAAACGGATTTAAGCTTAGATTGCAGCCGAGGTTGCGATTACTGTCTTCGAGATTGAAAAGGTTATCAGTTCGTTCAATGTTAAACGACATTGGAACTTATTTGCGCAAAAACATGAAAAGAGTGACTTTATCTGCTTGTGTATCTGTTGTATTGGGGTTGTGTTATTTATTCTTAAAGCTGACATCAATGCCAACTCCTAAAATGGTTCCGTATTCGGACTTGATAACAAATATTCAAAGTGGGTCTGTAATGAAAGTTTTGTTCGAAGAAGGATCTCGGCGTATATACTACAATACCGAATCTTTTGGTGTAGAAAACACTCAAAGAATAGAAGATAATGTAGGAACAATTGATCATGATGAAAATAAGAGTACTCAGGTTTCAAATTCAAATGCTTTAAAGAAAATTACAAAGACAAAAAAATCAATGCCTGAATGGCAGTTTGCTACAAGAAAAATTGATCATGATGAAAGTTATTTACTTGGGTTAATGAGAGAAAAAGGGATTACGTATAGTTCGTCCCCACAATCGGTGTTAATGTCAATGAGAAGTACATTGATTACTATATTATCACTTTGGATTCCGTTAACTCCATTAATGTGGATACTTTATCGGCAATTAAATGCTGCTAATAGCCCTGCTAAGAAACGAAGACCTAGTAATCAAGTTGTTAATTTTGAAGATGTTGAAGGCGTTGATACTGCAAAAGTTGAGCTTATGGAG ATCGTATTGTGCCTCAAAGGTTCAATCAACTATAATAAGTTAGGTGCAAAGTTACCCAAAGGGGTACTGCTGGTGGGTCCCCCGGGGACTGGTAAAACATTATTAGCCCGTGCAGTGGCTGGAGAAGCCGGTGTACCGTTCTTTACCGTTTCTGCAAGTGAATTCGTTGAGATGTTTGTCGGAAGAGGTGCAGCTCGAATTAGAGATCTTTTTAGTGTTGCAAGAAAAAATTCACCATCGATAATATTTATCGATGAACTTGATGCCGTTGGTGGTAAACGTGGTAGAAGCTTTAATGATGAAAGAGACCAAACACTAAATCAG TTACTGACAGAAATGGATGGGTTCGAATCAGATGTAAATGTGATAGTTATAGCAGCAACTAATAGGCCTGAAGCACTGGACCCCGCTCTTTGCCGCCCTGGTCGGTTTTCAAGAAAGGTTTATGTCGGAGAACCGGATGAAAATGGAAGAAGAAAGATATTAGCAGTGCATCTCAGAGGGGTCCCACTTGAAGAAAACACTGCAGTTATCTGCAACTTAGTTGCTTCTCTTACTCAAGGCTTTGTTGGTGCTGATTTGGCCAACATTGTTAATGAAGCTGCTTTGCTTGCCGCTCGACGAG GTGGTGACTCGGTGGCAAGGGAAGATATAATGGAAGCGATAGAAAGGGCGAAATTTGGAATAAATGATAGACAAATGAGCCCTTCAAATCTAACCAAAGAAATTGGAAAGATGTTTCCATGGATGCCAACGTTTAAATCACGTTACGATTCAAGGAGTGATGGGTCTCCTTCTCTGGGGGGTTACCAAACTCTGAGTTGA